The genomic DNA caaaataaaaaacaaccaaattttctcgattttcaGCTGGATATGCAGCAAGCATGGTCAGTGATGATGCAGTCTGATGTCCGCGGTCGATTGAGGTCGAAACCGCACTTTTACTATCGTAATATGGTCTAATGCAACAGAGCCCGAGTTTTCGATATCAGTGGACGATGATTTGTGAATGATCTAGGATATGCAGAGAGTGAacatgattttatgcttgaaAAAGTAAATACGGCCTATTGCTTGGCCTCCTTTGTTGGTGCCTTAATTGGGGCTCACTCCATCCCATGAATCTTTCGGGAAAAGGTAAAGTTTGATTTAAAGCTATGTTGTGATGAATATTATTTCATCattgaaattgaaagggaGAGAAAAAGCATGATCCTAAGAAGATTTGGGAGGGgcacaaatttaatttttcttttccctactctaaaattaaaattttgaaaattgtcgAAAAATCATTTTCTCATATTAAGTTTGCTATTTCTCAGAACCTACTAATTATCAAATACAAATTTTCAGGTCACGTGTCATTAAATTTCTATCCCAATTTCAGggggaaaaatatatatatatatatatatatatatatatatattctatatatttagaaaatgaaTGTGCTATACATTATTCCACGCCATCAATCATGTGtataaacaaatgaaaaacaaTTTCCCTggcaccatttttttttttacaaaactaTTCAGAAAACAAAACATTTTCATATCTGGTAAGAAAACAAACAGTTTTCCAAAGCTCTCGAGCCGTGTCCGGCAACAGAAAGCATTTTCACTTTCCCATGGTTTGCTCctcaaatattcatcataattttttatataagaaaaattaaaggcAATAAGTCTCGTTTTCATCGAAAtaaatcctttttcttttcacgaGAGCACATAATTACTACtctataacaaaaaaaaagtaggattcgaaaattgaagaaatatttatataagtttTCACATCTCCCACCCTAAACTTTCCTATTAATATGATGTAACAAAAACAAAGGAATATAAATTGAGAACGCTTATGGTTAAATTAAGCTGCAATTTACCTGAGAGGCCATGACTTGGAGGCCGGCGTACTTAACGTCCCAGCTGAACTCGGTCATGGCCCAGCCGACGCCCCCGAAGCAATGGGCCTTGTCGATGGCGTAGTTGAGGTAAAACTCACTGTCGGTGGCCCTGTGAAGCCACAGTGCCGCCCACAACAGCTCATCCTTGTAGCCGCTCACCGATCCATAGTAGCTCTTCACCACCTCCACGCTCCTGTCGTACTCTCCCCTGTACCTGTCCCCAAACTCAAACAGCTGCGGTGCCCACCATCAAACCAACCCCATTAAGCCCATCTGATCATCTCAGTCATTAGCACAGTCATCGACAAGAGATTACTGATTGATTGATTACCTGCTGGGCATGGTGTAAGAGGAGGTGAGCGTAATGCGGGTTTGATTTGCGGAAGACTATGGAGGCGGCGGCCATGGCAGCGGCAGTCTCCCCGGCGAGGTCTGACCCGGGATTGTTCTCATCCACCTTGTATGCCCGCCTCGATGTGGTCATGTCCTCTGGCCGCTGCCAGCAGTAGTGATCCGTATCTCCATCTCCCACCTGTTACAGGAATGTTATAAGAGCACTCAATTAACATATATCGGGTGATCTAAGCGACTCTTGGATACATTGACGAACGGCCGTTCAGCCCGTACCTCGGCCCAGAGGACGTTGGGGCTGGTGTGCGCCTTGACGAAGTAGTCGGTGCCCCACTTGATGGCGTCGAGGGCATGCTCCAGCTCTCCAGCATGATCGATCTGTTCGGCGTACTCGATCACACTCCACGACAGCATTGTCACCGTGAATGCCATCGGCAGCCCGAACTTAACATGGTCCCCAGCATCATAGTACCCTCCTACCAAATCCACCTGTACAACAGCCCGATTATGCCACGTCgtataattaattcataacATAATGCATATGTTCGGGCCTTCGCTAATCCGTTTCATTCCCATCCGTCCTTTCCTTCATACCAAGCGTGTCATAAACGTGTGGGGCTTACTCCTTGTTCGAGGCCGTCGGTGAGGCCGGAGTGGTCCCGCCAGGTGACCCTCTGGTTGTAGGGAAGGCGGCCGGAGCGCTGGGCCTCGAAGTAGAGGAGGCTCTTGGCGAGGGCGTCGGCATAGTCGAAAGCTCCAGCGACGGCGAGGAGGAGGGTGAGGAGGACTGCATGGATCAGAAGCAGAGGACAATGCCGGCCGAATCGAAGCTCTCCCTTCTCTGCCATTGTAGTCCCTACCCCACTCCTAGAGAGAAAGGGAAGGTCTTTAAGGAGAGGGAGTGTTCTGCTCACTGCTCTGTGttgaaatatttgattttgctcttttgaaatattttcaaataacagagagagagcagaATGGATGACTGGAGAGtcacttctttctttctttctttctttcttctgttcttttatctttctttctcATTCTGCCATGGCCTGTGCTTTTCACATGCTTGGATTATTCTCTCTTtcgttttcatttttcctttcctcCTACTTTTTCCCTATCCACAAGAAACCAATTCTCGTTTCGGAGTTACGAGGGGCTttcaataaatttcaaataccCGCACTACAAGATAATATTTGTTACTTAAGGGCAAATTTGTCAAATGCATCACGTCTTATCATTTTACTTCTTGATCTTTTCTCCCTAGTAAACACTTACTGATTTTGAAAtcaagaaataaattttatttcttgatTTGTAAAACTTAATATTTACTTTGATAACGGAGTCGAGTTTAATTTAATATGATTGATGTGACATTTGGGAATGGAGTGTAGTTAAACAGTTAAACTACGCtccatttcaaataaaaaaatatatatatatatatttacatgagGTTGTAATGATAGTTTGAAAAAAGTACgtgtgagaatttattattaaataagagaaaatagaagaaaataatgattacgttgttgaattgatgaaAGAATAGAGTGGAtgtgagaaatttattattaaaaattgaaaaataagataaaaagtaattattgcgttgttgaattgagatataagtaatgaatagtttgaaaattttagtattaaaattaattataataatagttaagaaaaagtatacgagataatttattattaaattgaaagataaaaaagtaatgattgtgttgttaaattgagaaaaaaataaagtggaGTATAATTTAATTCCGCAAACAAACAGAGCAAAAATGCTTTAAAGACAAAAGTAATTAGGAAAAACATATGggagaatttgaaaaagaatataaaaaaagtaattataatttcgtagaattaaggaaaaatgttgaataattaagaggatttagtattaaaaaattaattataataatatataagaaaaggtataaaagataattttaaaaaataaaaataaaaacatattaattgtgttattgaatttagaaaaagtaaaataaaataaagttaaatttaatttcattatcaaattttttcttttcgtttttttattttataactgctaccatatttttttttttatctcttttgttcttttttccctCCATCTGCGGACTTGTATATGGCTTTTTGTACAAATGTGGTCAATGCGTAAATTATATGGACAATGTAGGTGGAAAAAGAAAGACTGCAACTCAACGGCAGCCGAAAGGGCTGAGCGGCAGTCTCGGGATACATGCCAAAAACCAGTCGGGCAATCCTTGAAAAATGGGTCTCACGATAAGATGGGAAAAACATGAAATTCTTTCATGGGTTTTGATCGAGTGAACATTTGCATCCACTTAAAAATACGAGTAAATTCAGGACCCTAATACGAAAAGATTTGGAAGCTTCTTTTATAACCgaacctaaaaaaaaaaaacatagagCTGTTGATTATTTTCATTCCCAAAAGCtgtattaataatttattcgCTAAACTTGATGTATAAGATCATTTTATAGATTCTCACGTAACATTCCTATTTGATTCGTTTAAAATGATCTTATATCGTCACGTTGTAAGAAAGCATCAATCAGATTGATATAAACGTAAGCATGAGCGTTAATCACTTCATCGGCTATAATAGTTGTTATTAATTATAGCgatctaattaattatctttCTCATTATGTCATTATGAGATAGCGACCTAGAGACTTTATAGACTTACTCATAGTTCAATAAGAAACAAATTTATGCCATGAATTTGCTATTCGGCAGTTATATCCTTTCCTATTCTTAACATATTCTATTAACTTAGCCATTAATGCGTGAGATTAATGTTCGTTTCTCATGCACAAAACATCCTGCGTGCAT from Punica granatum isolate Tunisia-2019 chromosome 2, ASM765513v2, whole genome shotgun sequence includes the following:
- the LOC116197890 gene encoding endoglucanase 11; this translates as MAEKGELRFGRHCPLLLIHAVLLTLLLAVAGAFDYADALAKSLLYFEAQRSGRLPYNQRVTWRDHSGLTDGLEQGVDLVGGYYDAGDHVKFGLPMAFTVTMLSWSVIEYAEQIDHAGELEHALDAIKWGTDYFVKAHTSPNVLWAEVGDGDTDHYCWQRPEDMTTSRRAYKVDENNPGSDLAGETAAAMAAASIVFRKSNPHYAHLLLHHAQQLFEFGDRYRGEYDRSVEVVKSYYGSVSGYKDELLWAALWLHRATDSEFYLNYAIDKAHCFGGVGWAMTEFSWDVKYAGLQVMASQLLMKAKHKTHGHILELYRSKAEYYICSCLDMNNGTDVERTPGGLLYVRQWNNMQYVSSAAFLLTVYSDLISSSNKKLQCPGGLVDHEEILAFAKFQADYILGSNPMNMSYLVGYGPNYPRRVHHRGASIVSYREYRGFIGCTQGYDNWYGRPEPNPNVVTGALVGGPDCQDNFLDQRGNYMQTEACTYNTAPLVGVFARLMQLERPIQELGRGRSFPLLASYKKK